In Sphingobacterium sp. SYP-B4668, the sequence CGTAGTTGTACCGTATTCCTGGCAACACATGCAATTTAGAGGTTACCGCCCAATCAATTTGAGAAAACACGGCCAAACTAGTGCTCTTGATGCCGTATTTTGTACGAATACCAACCTTATCGATTAGACCTGGAGCCCATTGGGTCTGAGAAGCATTGCTTTGCTGAAAACGCCATAATGCATCACCAGCCTCCTCTGTATGTACTGGATCTGTCTTCAAATCCTGCCACAAACCAAATACACCTACCACACCGCTTACCTTCTCGCTTAGATTTCCAGAATAACGGAATTCTTGAGACCACTGGTCGTGAACAGAATTGCCGGCGGATATGGTATATACGGGGACACCTAAATAATCCCTATCGTTTAAAGGTACCCAATTCCAATATCTCCAGGCAGATGTGGAAGTCAATGTCCCATTTCCAATTTTGTAGTCTGCATTTAGAGATATGCCCCCTAATTCGTTATCGGCCTTGGAACGTGTATCCAAATCGACTTTTCTTTCAAAAGCACTTTTGTAAGGAATTTCATAACCGAGATCTTTTATAATACTATTGAATTGTCGATACTCTGAACGTTGATTTTGCACAACACCCGCGATACCCCATCCATATCCGTCTGGCCTTTGTTTGGTCACATCCCCAGCTAATGATATCTTCAGATTCTCATTGGGGGTAAATAGCAATTGGCCTCGAACACCCAAATTATTGATATCATTTATATTCCGGTCGGAATAGACATTGTATAAGGTTCCGTCACGCTGTGTACCTGAAAATGATACTCTAGCGGCCAATTTGTCTTTAACTAGTGGGCCGCTGAGCGAGGTTTTAGCCTGTATATATCCATAGTTTCCATAGCTTAACTCAAAATTGGCGCTTGGTGTAAATTCGGGTAGACGCGAGGTGATATTAAAGGCTCCTGATGTCGTATTCTTACCAAACAATGTTCCCTGAGGTCCTCTTAAGACTTCTATCTGTTCAATATCGATAAAATCAAGCCACGTGGCAGCAGGACGAGCTAAATAAACACCATCTAAATAAAAGCCTACACCTGGATCTATCCCGTCATTAGTGAGTCCATAAGTAGACCCCAGCCCTCTAATATTTAGGGTCGTATTCCGTGCATTAGAGGAGTATAATTGTACGGTAGGAACGGCTTCCTTAATCCGGGCAACATTGAATGCTCCGGCATCTTCTATGGTACTGGCCCTTATTATAGAAACCGGTATGGGAACATCTTGAATCCGCTCTGATCTCCGACGTGACGTCACCAAAACTTGATCTAACGCATTTAAACTAGGAGCTAGTTCTATAATTGTGGGCGAGGTTTCGACCACAATCTTCTGACTTGCATATCCTACATAAGATACATTCACGGTGAATGGTAACTTCTGTCCGGTGACAAATTGAAACTTGCCATCACGGTCGGTTTTGACCTGATGCGTCACGGCTTCTAACTGTACTGTCACTCCAGAAATGGGTTCTTTTGTAGTGGCATCAATGACTGTGCCGACCAACGAAGCATTGATAATAGGTTTTGGCTCGACTTGTGCCTGACCCGAGGTGTGTATTAAAATGAAGGTACTGATGATAAACCAGACCTGGTAAAACCTTTCCTTTTTCATAGGTGTATAATTTGATTTTCATTTGCCATTATTTTATCCCGATGTATCGGAATAGACTATCCAACTTATGCTATCTGTGCTAGATGGATATTTCAGACATATGGATGAATTAAATAGTGGATACGCATAAGCATAGACACCGATTGAATATTTAGATCCTGAATGTAAGGGGAGAGAAAAAGCTCCCGCTTATAGATAGTATGGAATGGAGCTTAGCAACACATTCGCATATGGAGAGGAGGGCAACAGGGATTGATAAATCCAGCCGATTTACTGATTAAAGATTTGGTTGTTAGGTTGTTATTTTTCATAATATGATTTTAGTAAATACTCGTTGCCAACGCCAATTGTTAACGATGTTGATGCAAATATATAAATATTTTCAAATAGTCTACTAAATCAATAGATTTTATTTTTCAAAAAAAATAAAGCCTGCAATTTTCATTGCAGGCTCCAACAACCAAAACAATACTAGAATTTTAAAAACAATATCTATTTTCTTCAATCAATTTTCTAGCAATCCGTTGGCGAGCTTCTTTTACGTTAAAGGGTTCGGCTTTTGTAAATCGACGAAGACCTACGAGCATCATCTTTAGCTCATCCCCTTCTCCGAAAGAGTACAAAGCTTCCTTCGCGGCAACATTCACCTTATCAATGGCAGAATAGAGATATACCTTAGCTATATCTGTAGCATATGACGCTGCATCTATCCCTTGGGTGTGATGGATTTTTTCCGCCCGCAAGAGGACGGATTCAGCCACGTACACGTATCCGATAATATCGGCAATATTCATCAGGATTTCTTGTTCTTTGGATAGGGACATCATTAATTTCTGAACTGCAGCACCGGCAATCAGTAATCCAGCTTTCTTCAAATTGGCCAATAATTTTTTCTCAGTAGCAAATGGGGTTTCGTCTTCGTCTCCGAAATCGGGGATGGACATCAATTCATTAGCCACTGTAGTGGCAGGTCCCATTAAATCCAGCTCGCCTTTCATGGCTCGTTTGAGCAGCATATCTACGACCAAAAGACGATTGACCTCATTTGTACCTTCAAATATTCTATTGATTCGTGAATCACGATAAGCTCGCTCCATAGGTGCATCAGCAGAATACCCCATACCACCATACACTTGAACGCCTTCATCCACTACATAATCCAACATCTCTGACCCCCATACTTTGATAATCGCACATTCAATGGCAAATTGCTCCACAGATTTGAGCTTAGCCTTGGCTTCGTCCATACCGCCAGCAACTAATGCATCATAGGTATCATCTATATTCTGTCCTGCACGATAAGAGGCAGACTCGACGGCAAATAAACGAATAGCGGCCTCGGCCAGTTTATATCGTATAGCCCCAAACTTGGAGATAGGTAGATTGAATTGAATGCGTTCATTGGCATAACGTATCGCTTGAGTCAAGACTCCACGAGAAGAACCGATTGTTGCAGCACCCAATTTAATGCGGCCAATATTAAGGATATTGACAGCAATCTTAAATCCGTTCTCTCGATCAGAAAGCATATTCTCTACCGGGACTGGGCAATCATTAAAGAATACTTGGCGGGTAGAGGAACCTTTAATGCCTAACTTGTGCTCTTCAGGATTCATAGTGATTCCGCCGAAACCTTTTTCAACAATGAATGCTGTTAGATTCTTATCGTCGTCAATCTTAGCGAAGACAATGAATATATCCGCAAATCCGCCATTGGTAATCCACATCTTCTGCCCATTCAATATGTAGTGGGTACCTTCAGCATTTAATTTGGCAGATGTACGTCCAGAGTTGGCATCTGAACCAGAATTGGGCTCGGTCAAGCAATAGGATGCTTTCCACTCGCCAGAGGCCAACTTAGGAATATATTTCGACTTTTGCGCGGCATTGCCGTAATAAAGAATCGGCAACGTACCGATACCGGTATGCGCCGAAAGGGCTACAGCAAATGAATATCCTGAACCTACAGCATCCGCGACCAGCATAGAGGTATTGAAATTTTTTCCAAAGCCACCATATTCCTCAGGAATAGAGACGCCCAAGAGCCCAAGTTCTCCTGCTTTATCCATTAGCGCAGGCATAAGTCCTTCCTCCTGTGCATCGATACGATCTAACTTGTTGAGCACCTCGGTGTCCAGAAAGTCTAAGCAGGTTTGACGAATCATCCTTGCCTCTTCGTCGAACTCTTCGGGTATAAAAATATCGGTATATGGTGTCTCTCTGATTACAAATTCTCCACCTTTGATTGTTTGTTTCATTTTTTTTGGATTTGCGTAGTGCGTATTGGGTATGTAGACCACATCTCTCATACTGACTTACGTACGTACAATTTCGTCAATTCACAAAGTTGACGCATATCGCAATATATCTATCGCGACTCGCGCATCTTCTACATCATTTCAAATATTCCAGCGGCTCCCTGACCAGTTCCCACACACATGGTCACCATACCATATCTCTTATTACGACGTTTTAGCTCGTTCAGAATTTGAACAGTCAGCTTTGCACCGGTACAACCAAGGGGATGTCCCAAGGAAATAGCACCGCCATTGACGTTGACTTTTTCCTCATCTAAGCCGAGCTCCCTAACAATAGCCAAAGATTGGGAGGCAAATGCTTCATTCAACTCTATAAGATCGATATCCTCTTTCTTCAGACCAGCTTGTTGGAGTGCCTTTGGAATGGCGTATATCGGACCTATGCCCATAATTCGAGGAGGTACCCCCACTACAGCGTAGCTCACTAAGCGAGCAATGGGTTTCAGTCCCAATTCGTTCATTTTTTGCTCAGACATTACCAGCACAAAGGCTGCTCCATCTGAAGTCTGAGAGGAGTTACCAGCCGTCACACAACCGTCAGCCGCGAAGACAGGCTTCAGTTTGGCCAATGCTTCTAAAGAGGACTCTGCTCGAGGTCCCTCATCGGTATCCACGACGTACTCACGAGTGGCCATCTTACCCTCTTTAATATAGTTTTCAGAAACTTTAATGGGTACGATGCCATCTTGGAGATGACCATTCTTGATTGCTTCAATGGCACGTTGATGAGAACGTAGAGAAAATTTGTCCTGGTCTTCACGACTCACGTTATATTCTCTAGCCACCGCTTCAGCTGTAAGCCCCATGCCCCAGTACCAATCGGGATTGGATTTGGCAACTTTGGGATTAGGGACAATCTTCCATCCTCCGAAAGGCATACCTGACATTACCTCTACTCCTCCTGCAATGATACAATCTGCCATTCCGGATTTAATCTTAGCAACTGCTGTAGCAATAGTTTCAAGTCCTGATGCACAATAACGATTGACAGTCACCCCTGGCACCTTGTCGGTATCAAGGCCCATTAGGGAAATCAAACGTCCGACATTTAGTCCCTGCTCTGCCTCAGGCATGGCATTGCCAACGATGACATCGTCGATCTCCTCTTTGTTTAAAGAGGGTACAGAGGCGACCAAATGCTTAATGACATCTGCCGCCAGATCATCCGCACGCATAAATCGAAACCCTCCTCTTGGGGCCTTGCCAACTGCTGTACGGTATCCTGCTACAATGTAAGCTTCCATATGTTTTTTAGTAGTTAGGTGTTAGATATTAGTATTTAGATTTTAGTATCTAGATTTTGCTGAAATACATAATTGATTTTCTGTAGTTCACCAAGCTTTTCTAAACGGCTAGTCAAATCCTCTACTGATATGTAACCCAAATTATTTGAAATAATTAATTGTGTCTCTACCTCATAAGTTGATGCATGTGCAATAGAAAGGAAGTACAGAATTCCTTATCCGAATTTCTTCCAGCCCCCTTCCACGATATTTGATGGAATTGAAACAGCAGCACGATTTATCTGGGCGATCAAACAAAAACGTTCGCTTTCCGGAAAACCAATCGTAGTGCGGTAAATAATAGAGACTATTTCGATTGCTTTCTGCCATATTTTCAACTCCTTATACTGATGCATACATCTAAATACTAGGTACTCTATAGTTGACGTCTAATTGCGTAAGGGCTTTCCTTTCGTTAGCATAAACTGTATGCGCTCCAATGTCTTGCGTTCGGCACAGAGCTCTAAGAAGGCTTTACGTTCGAGGTCTAACAAATATTGCTCAGATACCTCTGTGGGCGCCGATAAATCTCCACCACACATCACCCAGCCTAATTTCTCAGATATCTTCTTATCATGATCGGATATATAATTACCAGCGCGCATAGAACTAGCACCAACATACACAATGCCTAAACCAGCATTACCTAAAACTTTGATATCATGACGAGGCGCCGGCTGTACGTATCCCGCATCCGCAAGTTCTAGCGCTTTGGCTTTGGCGTCAGCCAGTAGTCGAGCACGATTCATAGTAATGGCGTACTTGCCTTGCTGTAGGTATCCAAGCTCATACGCTTCTACTGCTGAGGTCGATACTTTGGCTTGTCCAATGGTGAGAAACCTATCTTTTAATGTATTCTGCACAATCTGATCATCCTTATACTCATCGGATGCACGCAGGGCAAATTCCTTCGAGCCACCTCCACCAGGAATCACACCAACACCAAACTCGACAAGGCCCATATAGGTCTCGGCATGTAATTGTACAAAATCTGCATGCATAGAGAATTCGCAGCCCCCACCTAATGCCAGTTGAAATGGTGCTGCAACGACAGGGATAGAAGAATATCGAATACGCATAGAGGTATTTTGAAAAGCACGAACAGCCATATTAAGCTCTTCATAATCTTGCTCAACAGCCATCATGAAGATCATTCCGATATTAGCTCCTGCTGAGAAATTCTTCCCATCATTGGAGATAACCAGACCGCGATATTCCTTTTCCGCCAAATCGATGGCTTTATTCAATCCTTGAATCACATCGCCGCCGATAGTATTCATCTTGGTATGGAATTCGCAATTAATGATACCATCACCGAGATCTATGATGGATACACCCGAATTTTTCCAGATGGTCTTGCTATCACGGATATGATCCAATACAATCAGCTCTTGAGTACCGGGAATAGGTTTATACGATTTAGAAGCAATATCATAGAAATAGCGTACCCCATTTTCTACTTTATAGAAAGAATCGAAGCCTGCATCCAACATGTCGTGGACCCATTTGGCAACTTCACCACGTTGCCCAGGCAGGCGTTTTTCTTCTGCTTTGATTTTTTCAATGGTTTCGCGTACACCTAATGCATCCCACACTTCAAATGGACCGATTTCCCAACCGAAACCTGCGCGCATGGCATCATCTATACGGAAGAAATCATCCGTAATCTCCGGGACGCGATTGGATACATATTCAAAAAGAGGATAATGCATAGCCCTAAATAATTCGGCTGCTTTGTCCTTACCCTGTTCGTAAACTTTCATGCGCTTACGGATATCTTCAACTTGTTTGGTCGCCTCTAGGGTGGGAGATTTAACTTTCTCCTGCGGGCCAAATGTTAATGTTTTCAAATTGAGTGATAAGATTTCCGAATCGCCTTTATCATCTTTTACCTTCTCGTAGAATCCTTTTTTAGTTTTCTCGCCTAGCCACTTGTTTTCCACCATCGTAGTGATGAAGGCTGGGAGTTGGAAGACGCCTTTGGCTTCATCATCAGGGGCATTTTGGGCCAAACCATTTGCAACATTGACTAAGGTGTCCAATCCAACCACATCAGCAGTGCGGAAGGTGGCGGATTTGGGATGCCCCATAGCCGGACCGGTGTATTTGTCAACTTCTTCAACGGTCAGTCCCAATGGCTCGACAAGATGAGTCAATGCCAACATGGAGTATACCCCAATCCTATTCCCTATAAAAGCGGGAGTATCTTTACATAATACAACTGTCTTGCCTAAAAATTTGTCTCCATAATGAACCAAAAAATCTACCACCTCTTTATTCGTGTGCGGTGTAGGGATGATTTCGAGCAATTGAAGATACCTTGGGGGATTGAAAAAGTGAGTACCACAGAAATGGTCTTTGAAATCTTCACTCCTGCCCTCTGTCATCAGGTGAATGGGTATACCCGAAGTATTGGACGTAACCAATGTCCCTGGTTTACGAAATTGCTCAATTCGCTCGAATACAGATTTTTTGATATCCAAACGTTCGACCACAACTTCGATAATCCAATCGACTTGTCCAATATCTTTCAAATCGTCGTCAAAGTTGCCCGTCTTAATCCTTTTCACGAATGATTTGCTGTAAATCGGTGACGGATTAGATTTAACAGCGGTTTCCAACGACTGGTTAACGATACGATTGCGAACGAATTTGTTATCCAGGGTCAATCCTTTGGCCGACTCCGCCGGAAGTAGTTCTTTAGGCACAATGTCCAAAAGCAATACCTCTACCCCAATATTAGCAAAGTGGCAAGCAATCCTAGATCCCATAACACCAGAGCCCAAGACTGCTACTTTTTTAATACTTCTGTTATTCATCCTTCTATATTTTTCTCTATAAATAATCACCTATAGCAAAGCAGATGTTGATATAAGATTGCGACAATTATCACAAAATGGAATTACAGCTCTCCTTTGTATTCTTTAGCTAATTCATTGACCTTAGCTAGGGTCTTGATCAATTGTGCTCGCTCTCGGCCTGTCAGATTGGCCTCTAGATACTGATTGAAATTACGAACTACATCTTTCGCTATTCTTCGTTTCTCTTGTCCCAATTCTGTTAGATATACTTTTACGGACCGCTTGTCCACACTACTAGCCTCCCGATAAATAAAACCAAGGGCCTCTAGATTATTCAACACTCGAGATAGGCTGGTTGTTTTGACCCCTGTAAGGTTGGCAATCTGAGAAACAGGCGTACCCTCCTTATGGATATTAATCAAAATATAACCAGCAGCCTGGGTAAAACCATGTCGCGAAGCAATGGTATTATATTTATTGGCAACTGTCTGCCAACCTGTTTTCATGAAGTAATCAATTGTATTATCTTGGCTCATAACTTATAGGCAAACACTTTACTATGCAAGCATAACAAATCTAATAGATTTATTTGTACATTCCAAATGCTAAATGTTAATTTATCAATAATTTTTGTCTGATTTGAATAGTTCAAAAGTTGAACAAAAACAAAATTTCTCGCTTTTTTCTATTTGCGCTGTAATGTTTTTATCATTTTAAAGACTAACAAGTAAAGCAATTTAAATAAAGACATCCAAACGAAGGCATGGACATTGAAAAAGAATTCATAAAATTAGTAACCTCCAATCAAACAATCATACATCGCATATGCTGCATGTATGTGGACAACAAGACCGATAGGGAGGATCTGTTTCAAGAGATAGTACTACAAGGATGGAAATCTTTCAAGAGTTTTCGAGGTGACTCGCAGTTCTCGACTTGGCTATACCGCGTTGGACTAAATACTGCGATTACCCATATCAAACGTGACCGCAGGCACACACATGCCGAGCTAAATTTCAGCCAAGAAAGTTACTGCGAAATCAAATATCAGGAGGATGAAGCTATCCTATCTATGTATCAATCAATTACGAAACTTTCAAAAATCGAAAAGGCTCTTGTGGCTCTCTACCTTGAGGACTATAGCTATAAAGAGATTGCACAAACGATGGGCATGACACCGAATCATGTAGCCGTGAAAATATCAAGAATAAAAGAAAAATTGAAAACATTAAGTAAAGAATAGCACTCATCATGGAACTAGACGACCTTAAATACAAAAACAGACAAAATGATGGGGATTCTTCCTCTACAATACTATCCTTATCTGGGGATGTGGTAAAAAAAATAACCGAACAGAAATCAACAAGTCTACTCGACAGGATAGATGAGAATCTTAAGCGGAATATACAATATCAGTATCTGTTCATTCTTATTGGCATCGGCATCTTAGTGTACAACTATGACCTCTTTTTTGCCTATTATCTCTTCTTTGGGTTCCTAATGGAGGCTGAACTAATGTATACAACGTACAAACTTCGGAAGAGTATTTATCAGAACTATGAAGCAGACCTTCCACTGAGCGAACGCTTTACCCGAATACAGGCACTTATTATAGCGTATCTAAAATTTCGAAAGTCAGC encodes:
- a CDS encoding TonB-dependent receptor encodes the protein MKKERFYQVWFIISTFILIHTSGQAQVEPKPIINASLVGTVIDATTKEPISGVTVQLEAVTHQVKTDRDGKFQFVTGQKLPFTVNVSYVGYASQKIVVETSPTIIELAPSLNALDQVLVTSRRRSERIQDVPIPVSIIRASTIEDAGAFNVARIKEAVPTVQLYSSNARNTTLNIRGLGSTYGLTNDGIDPGVGFYLDGVYLARPAATWLDFIDIEQIEVLRGPQGTLFGKNTTSGAFNITSRLPEFTPSANFELSYGNYGYIQAKTSLSGPLVKDKLAARVSFSGTQRDGTLYNVYSDRNINDINNLGVRGQLLFTPNENLKISLAGDVTKQRPDGYGWGIAGVVQNQRSEYRQFNSIIKDLGYEIPYKSAFERKVDLDTRSKADNELGGISLNADYKIGNGTLTSTSAWRYWNWVPLNDRDYLGVPVYTISAGNSVHDQWSQEFRYSGNLSEKVSGVVGVFGLWQDLKTDPVHTEEAGDALWRFQQSNASQTQWAPGLIDKVGIRTKYGIKSTSLAVFSQIDWAVTSKLHVLPGIRYNYDKKVANYDRTKYIDNKIEYTPAQLAAVNSIYSDQTFDINADAGNLSGQLSLQYKFTPSYNAYATYSKSYKPIGINVGGLPVIDGQVATDLAEVKPESVNHVEFGVKTSPSRNSFLNLTLYQTNIKDYQTQVQTPDPGVNRGYLANAEKVRVQGFELDGSIRPWDFLRLNGALAYTDGKYVKFTNAPVPLEEVGGAEAFKDVSGGELPGISKWSWSLAAELTAKGNLIGLQGTYFFGTDLFYRSKFSSSPSPSKYLNIDAYALLNARVGFKATNGITVIVWSRNLTNKDYYEQLLAAPGNAGQYAGVVGDPQTYGVTLRYNLR
- a CDS encoding acyl-CoA dehydrogenase family protein, with amino-acid sequence MKQTIKGGEFVIRETPYTDIFIPEEFDEEARMIRQTCLDFLDTEVLNKLDRIDAQEEGLMPALMDKAGELGLLGVSIPEEYGGFGKNFNTSMLVADAVGSGYSFAVALSAHTGIGTLPILYYGNAAQKSKYIPKLASGEWKASYCLTEPNSGSDANSGRTSAKLNAEGTHYILNGQKMWITNGGFADIFIVFAKIDDDKNLTAFIVEKGFGGITMNPEEHKLGIKGSSTRQVFFNDCPVPVENMLSDRENGFKIAVNILNIGRIKLGAATIGSSRGVLTQAIRYANERIQFNLPISKFGAIRYKLAEAAIRLFAVESASYRAGQNIDDTYDALVAGGMDEAKAKLKSVEQFAIECAIIKVWGSEMLDYVVDEGVQVYGGMGYSADAPMERAYRDSRINRIFEGTNEVNRLLVVDMLLKRAMKGELDLMGPATTVANELMSIPDFGDEDETPFATEKKLLANLKKAGLLIAGAAVQKLMMSLSKEQEILMNIADIIGYVYVAESVLLRAEKIHHTQGIDAASYATDIAKVYLYSAIDKVNVAAKEALYSFGEGDELKMMLVGLRRFTKAEPFNVKEARQRIARKLIEENRYCF
- a CDS encoding acetyl-CoA C-acyltransferase, which produces MEAYIVAGYRTAVGKAPRGGFRFMRADDLAADVIKHLVASVPSLNKEEIDDVIVGNAMPEAEQGLNVGRLISLMGLDTDKVPGVTVNRYCASGLETIATAVAKIKSGMADCIIAGGVEVMSGMPFGGWKIVPNPKVAKSNPDWYWGMGLTAEAVAREYNVSREDQDKFSLRSHQRAIEAIKNGHLQDGIVPIKVSENYIKEGKMATREYVVDTDEGPRAESSLEALAKLKPVFAADGCVTAGNSSQTSDGAAFVLVMSEQKMNELGLKPIARLVSYAVVGVPPRIMGIGPIYAIPKALQQAGLKKEDIDLIELNEAFASQSLAIVRELGLDEEKVNVNGGAISLGHPLGCTGAKLTVQILNELKRRNKRYGMVTMCVGTGQGAAGIFEMM
- a CDS encoding 3-hydroxyacyl-CoA dehydrogenase/enoyl-CoA hydratase family protein; its protein translation is MNNRSIKKVAVLGSGVMGSRIACHFANIGVEVLLLDIVPKELLPAESAKGLTLDNKFVRNRIVNQSLETAVKSNPSPIYSKSFVKRIKTGNFDDDLKDIGQVDWIIEVVVERLDIKKSVFERIEQFRKPGTLVTSNTSGIPIHLMTEGRSEDFKDHFCGTHFFNPPRYLQLLEIIPTPHTNKEVVDFLVHYGDKFLGKTVVLCKDTPAFIGNRIGVYSMLALTHLVEPLGLTVEEVDKYTGPAMGHPKSATFRTADVVGLDTLVNVANGLAQNAPDDEAKGVFQLPAFITTMVENKWLGEKTKKGFYEKVKDDKGDSEILSLNLKTLTFGPQEKVKSPTLEATKQVEDIRKRMKVYEQGKDKAAELFRAMHYPLFEYVSNRVPEITDDFFRIDDAMRAGFGWEIGPFEVWDALGVRETIEKIKAEEKRLPGQRGEVAKWVHDMLDAGFDSFYKVENGVRYFYDIASKSYKPIPGTQELIVLDHIRDSKTIWKNSGVSIIDLGDGIINCEFHTKMNTIGGDVIQGLNKAIDLAEKEYRGLVISNDGKNFSAGANIGMIFMMAVEQDYEELNMAVRAFQNTSMRIRYSSIPVVAAPFQLALGGGCEFSMHADFVQLHAETYMGLVEFGVGVIPGGGGSKEFALRASDEYKDDQIVQNTLKDRFLTIGQAKVSTSAVEAYELGYLQQGKYAITMNRARLLADAKAKALELADAGYVQPAPRHDIKVLGNAGLGIVYVGASSMRAGNYISDHDKKISEKLGWVMCGGDLSAPTEVSEQYLLDLERKAFLELCAERKTLERIQFMLTKGKPLRN
- a CDS encoding MarR family winged helix-turn-helix transcriptional regulator, whose amino-acid sequence is MSQDNTIDYFMKTGWQTVANKYNTIASRHGFTQAAGYILINIHKEGTPVSQIANLTGVKTTSLSRVLNNLEALGFIYREASSVDKRSVKVYLTELGQEKRRIAKDVVRNFNQYLEANLTGRERAQLIKTLAKVNELAKEYKGEL
- a CDS encoding RNA polymerase sigma factor, producing MDIEKEFIKLVTSNQTIIHRICCMYVDNKTDREDLFQEIVLQGWKSFKSFRGDSQFSTWLYRVGLNTAITHIKRDRRHTHAELNFSQESYCEIKYQEDEAILSMYQSITKLSKIEKALVALYLEDYSYKEIAQTMGMTPNHVAVKISRIKEKLKTLSKE